In bacterium, a genomic segment contains:
- a CDS encoding cytochrome c, with translation MSKYSPKNSSVFLYVPMVVLAIVLVALVFRWQFKGGEEIGASLPPPKKEVEASKVVNHRALAKDTGLAADGKMLYQINCASCHGNDGQGDGPRATGLNPAPRNYKTEKFKFGDDVVGIYNTLMKGSPGTSMPSFSLLPARDVWAMVHYVRTLIPNPTPTDDAIIAQLPEAPAGGTADAGGAAVAEETSNEGRIPISLAMQQVQKAGYPSDKMARQIDVSSTGAQIYLARCAKCHGQHGEGMANAVLGGAPYRYTTTQPLYARNAPWLTDRAVFDNIVVKGLGRAHPGHGTLTKSQVDALYEFVQSLATN, from the coding sequence ATGAGTAAATACAGCCCAAAGAACAGCAGCGTCTTCCTGTATGTCCCGATGGTCGTTCTCGCCATCGTCTTGGTTGCGCTCGTCTTCCGCTGGCAATTCAAGGGCGGAGAAGAAATCGGAGCATCGCTCCCGCCGCCCAAGAAAGAAGTGGAAGCCTCCAAAGTGGTTAATCACCGTGCCCTTGCCAAGGACACCGGTCTCGCCGCCGACGGCAAGATGCTTTATCAAATCAACTGTGCATCCTGCCACGGCAATGACGGTCAGGGCGACGGACCGCGTGCAACAGGCCTGAACCCTGCGCCGCGAAACTACAAGACTGAAAAATTCAAGTTCGGTGACGATGTCGTCGGTATCTACAATACCCTGATGAAGGGCTCGCCGGGAACGTCTATGCCGTCGTTCTCGCTTCTGCCTGCGCGCGATGTGTGGGCAATGGTGCATTATGTCCGCACGCTGATTCCCAATCCGACGCCGACCGATGACGCGATAATCGCGCAGCTTCCCGAAGCTCCCGCCGGCGGAACAGCCGATGCAGGCGGCGCTGCTGTTGCCGAAGAAACGTCTAATGAGGGACGCATTCCGATTTCACTCGCGATGCAGCAAGTGCAGAAGGCAGGGTATCCGTCCGATAAAATGGCGCGCCAAATTGATGTCTCGTCCACCGGTGCGCAAATCTACCTTGCGCGCTGCGCGAAGTGTCACGGACAGCACGGCGAAGGCATGGCGAATGCCGTGCTGGGCGGCGCGCCATACCGCTACACAACCACGCAGCCGCTGTACGCGCGCAACGCACCGTGGCTGACTGACCGCGCCGTCTTCGACAATATCGTGGTCAAGGGACTGGGACGGGCGCATCCGGGGCACGGCACCCTCACCAAATCGCAGGTTGACGCGCTGTACGAGTTCGTGCAAAGTCTGGCAACGAACTGA
- the coxB gene encoding cytochrome c oxidase subunit II, translating into MFKRKLPWLALALVPAAVYASEPLTSWLFNPVTPVAHDVRETFKIMLGLTLPFLLLPQILLAYAIWKFNEKRGHQPATFHENVPLEIVWTVVPALVLVAIAIPAYSTLKKIEVPPKSDLVVEVIGHQFFWEYRLPRYDIGYANEPLVVPADKIITLNLTSVDVIHSWWVPSFGVKQDANPGRITHAWFKAPEGHYKGQCAELCGPLHGEMWIDVEVVSEQEFEKWLEERMGSAASAPPDSAHSMMLSPEPESEVVNG; encoded by the coding sequence ATGTTCAAAAGAAAACTACCCTGGCTTGCTTTGGCGCTTGTGCCGGCGGCTGTGTACGCGAGCGAACCGCTGACCTCTTGGCTGTTCAATCCCGTCACACCCGTTGCTCACGACGTCCGGGAAACGTTCAAAATCATGCTCGGCTTGACGCTGCCGTTTCTGCTCTTGCCGCAGATTCTGCTCGCCTACGCCATCTGGAAATTCAATGAAAAGCGCGGTCACCAACCCGCGACGTTTCATGAAAACGTGCCGCTCGAAATCGTGTGGACAGTCGTCCCTGCGCTCGTGCTGGTTGCGATTGCCATTCCGGCGTACAGCACGCTGAAGAAAATTGAAGTCCCGCCCAAATCCGATCTCGTCGTCGAGGTCATCGGTCACCAGTTCTTCTGGGAGTACCGTCTGCCGCGCTACGACATCGGATATGCCAATGAGCCGCTGGTGGTGCCTGCCGACAAGATTATCACGCTCAATCTGACCTCGGTGGACGTGATTCACTCGTGGTGGGTGCCAAGCTTCGGTGTCAAGCAGGATGCCAACCCCGGGCGCATCACGCACGCCTGGTTCAAGGCGCCCGAAGGTCATTATAAGGGTCAGTGTGCCGAGCTGTGCGGACCTCTGCACGGCGAAATGTGGATTGATGTTGAAGTCGTCTCCGAACAGGAGTTCGAGAAGTGGTTGGAGGAGAGAATGGGAAGTGCCGCGAGTGCGCCGCCGGACAGCGCGCACAGCATGATGTTGTCGCCTGAACCGGAAAGCGAGGTCGTGAATGGCTGA
- a CDS encoding cytochrome c — MSKFAVLALTALLIASCGKKSFPTLEYMPDMYRQASMKAQEWDPHSPNGVGMRVPPAGTVPVNYEPYTIALLDTLAANALANPLTPTEDVLEAGRKYYNTFCVVCHGVTGDGKGYIVPKFTMPPSLLSEKLLAWPDGRIYHTIMMGQGLMPSYKQQVPADKRWAIIHYIRALQRAAHPQPQDSVLMATGRYNFMDDAPDTAKAVLWPKR; from the coding sequence ATGTCTAAATTCGCTGTGCTTGCACTTACCGCGCTGTTGATTGCCTCCTGCGGCAAAAAAAGTTTCCCGACTCTGGAATACATGCCCGACATGTACCGTCAGGCGTCGATGAAGGCACAAGAGTGGGACCCGCATTCACCAAACGGCGTGGGCATGCGAGTTCCTCCGGCGGGAACGGTTCCTGTCAACTATGAACCGTACACCATTGCGCTGCTCGACACGCTCGCGGCAAACGCGCTGGCGAATCCCCTGACTCCGACGGAAGATGTGCTCGAAGCGGGACGCAAGTACTACAACACCTTCTGCGTGGTCTGCCACGGCGTGACGGGTGACGGCAAAGGCTACATTGTGCCGAAATTCACCATGCCGCCGTCGCTCTTGAGTGAAAAACTTCTGGCGTGGCCGGACGGGCGAATCTATCATACAATTATGATGGGTCAGGGACTGATGCCGAGTTACAAACAGCAGGTGCCGGCAGACAAACGCTGGGCAATTATCCATTACATTCGCGCGCTGCAGCGCGCCGCACATCCGCAGCCGCAGGACAGCGTTCTGATGGCTACAGGTCGTTACAACTTCATGGACGATGCGCCGGACACGGCCAAGGCCGTGCTCTGGCCGAAGAGGTAA
- a CDS encoding DUF3341 domain-containing protein has product MAKHPALIGVYSDPDVLLEAADGARQKGWKHLDAYTPYPIHGLDKALGIGHSWVPWVTLAMGLGGALGGFTLEYWVHVIEWPMNVGGKPLNSWPAFFPVMFESGVLIGGISTFIAMWAACKLPTSKPVIHDERFTDDKFGLLIPLDGVSPADAEAYLKSSGAEEVKHV; this is encoded by the coding sequence ATGGCTAAGCATCCTGCGCTTATCGGAGTCTATTCCGATCCTGACGTGTTGCTGGAAGCGGCGGACGGAGCGCGCCAGAAAGGGTGGAAGCATCTCGATGCCTACACTCCGTATCCCATTCACGGACTCGACAAGGCACTCGGTATCGGTCACTCCTGGGTACCGTGGGTCACGCTGGCGATGGGCCTGGGCGGAGCGTTGGGCGGTTTCACGCTTGAATACTGGGTGCACGTCATTGAATGGCCGATGAACGTCGGCGGCAAGCCACTCAATTCATGGCCGGCGTTCTTCCCGGTGATGTTTGAAAGCGGCGTGCTGATTGGCGGTATCTCCACGTTCATCGCGATGTGGGCGGCCTGCAAGTTGCCGACGAGCAAGCCGGTGATTCACGACGAACGCTTTACCGACGACAAGTTCGGTCTGTTGATTCCGCTTGACGGAGTTTCACCTGCCGATGCCGAAGCTTATCTGAAATCCAGCGGCGCCGAGGAGGTCAAGCATGTCTAA